In one window of Helianthus annuus cultivar XRQ/B chromosome 17, HanXRQr2.0-SUNRISE, whole genome shotgun sequence DNA:
- the LOC110921694 gene encoding uncharacterized protein LOC110921694, with amino-acid sequence MSTELENYLLDSSPGATFSMVLREEIIAHELMAEFEVYLEKEKDNIKTSGAQAEAPAESHEPKTKEKPEIRGDMAQIKGYWENLPVQIERMKKTACLIISNLQRIEELVTVLPASKRANIQPRFSRLCAEANFVISNITDCMKIQCDENQSRSNVCFHELATILEPSS; translated from the exons ATGTCTACTGAACTCGAAAACTATTTGCTAGATAGCTCTCCGGGGGCCACCTTCTCAATGGTCTTACGTGAG GAGATTATAGCACATGAGCTTATGGCTGAATTTGAGGTGTATTTAGAGAAAGAGAAGGATAATATCAAGACCAGCGGTGCTCAAGCGGAAGCACCAGCGGAAAGCCATGAACCAAAGACTAAAGAGAAACCGGAAATTAGGGGGGACATGGCGCAGATCAAGGGCTATTGGGAAAATCTTCCAGTTCAGATTGAGCGAATGAAAAAAACGGCTTGTCTCATAATTTCAAACTTACAGCGCATTGAGGAATTAGTGACAGTGCTGCCTGCATCAAAGAGGGCCAATATCCAACCACGTTTTTCTAGACTATGTGCAGAGGCTAACTTTGTCATTAGTAATATTACAGATTGTATGAAGATCCAGTGTGATGAAAATCAAAGCCGTTCGAATGTTTGCTTTCATGAACTTGCTACAATATTGGAGCCGTCTTCTTAG
- the LOC118488790 gene encoding F-box/LRR-repeat protein At3g26922-like — protein sequence MNVEIDRLSSLPDELIHKILSFRPIRDAIGTSVLSSRWRFIWTSMPYLNFSSEDFFTLPEFSKFVTHVLSRRNNLTEVYSVKLEFRGKASQLFVKRILNYAFSHNVQQLNVVCLLENDIEFPISLFSSKSLKHLSLEAVEYKYHRRKANGCFITLTSTWEALTTLNLHSVTFCDDIVEKCTGIFSKCANLKNLTLTQFSMMGSDTFSICHPQLSNLTLVSAFYNVKVIKVVAPQLENLTIRSCEVEHVISAPHLVSFLYKGYHSLRLSTNGFHSLEKADICVSYPPEADAHQIVCLLQHLHNVKFLTLNLEIVETTLFVLVLYV from the exons ATGAATGTAGAAATAGATAGACTAAGCAGCTTGCCAGATGAGCTTATCCATAAAATTCTCTCTTTTCGCCCCATTAGAGATGCTATTGGTACCAGTGTTTTGTCATCTAGATGGAGGTTTATTTGGACTTCAATGCCCTATCTCAATTTCTCAAGTGAGGATTTCTTTACATTGCCAGAGTTCTCCAAATTTGTTACCCATGTTTTGTCTCGCCGTAACAATTTAACAGAAGTGTATTCGGTGAAGCTTGAGTTTCGTGGAAAGGCGAGCCAGTTGTTTGTCAAAAGAATTCTTAATTATGCATTTTCTCACAATGTCCAACAACTAAATGTGGTATGCTTGCTTGAAAATGATATTGAGTTTCCTATTTCTCTCTTTAGTTCCAAGTCACTCAAACATCTCAGTTTGGAGGCTGTCGAATACAAATATCACAGGAGAAAAGCTAATGGTTGTTTCATTACTCTAACATCAACTTGGGAAGCATTAACAACACTGAATCTTCATTCTGTCACTTTTTGTGATGACATAGTTGAGAAATGCACCGGTATTTTCTCAAAATGTGCAAACTTGAAAAATCTCACATTAACGCAGTTCAGTATGATGGGATCGGATACTTTCAGTATCTGTCATCCTCAATTGTCGAATCTCACACTTGTAAGTGCCTTCTATAATGTGAAGGTGATCAAAGTGGTTGCACCTCAACTTGAGAATCTCACTATTAGATCCTGTGAAGTAGAGCATGTGATTTCTGCACCTCACCTTGTCTCCTTCCTCTATAAAGGTTATCATTCTTTGCGTCTATCTACCAACGGTTTCCATTCTTTGGAGAAGGCGGATATTTGTGTTTCTTATCCACCTGAAGCAGATGCTCATCAAATCGTTTGTTTGCTTCAACATCTTCACAATGTTAAGTTCCTTACTCTTAACTTGGAAATTGTTGAG ACTACATTATTTGTTCTTGTTTTGTATGTGTAA